From Triticum urartu cultivar G1812 chromosome 2, Tu2.1, whole genome shotgun sequence, a single genomic window includes:
- the LOC125534072 gene encoding uncharacterized protein LOC125534072, whose protein sequence is MMNASYVFSGEVKAEAVDKSSGTADLLNVSVMASDEGKGVTAGKIFSLPEYPRVARLRHRRLMSYLWCQGFDDSYKELMNKTRAYMDLQHLCDLIQVGRWADAVGYADKFLPPSTTCHKSFYAFVFRHFLKSLHGFANAAAGKGEKLLPKDYLQLNHERAVSHAELRLRSICMSVIDRFRANMNWRRMQIKASSLVGSLAHRVPELRGCLSLPTTGFNPPHVLPIASGLRSHRRYVKQKNTGSEKQKAVIRALKRQCRRHMSSNIESVDEAKELLADLLDATVRSGFRTVSSVPSHPLENEGAQFLQPIPGTFTEAKTSGPSTNAGTSKHEGEAGCHTITARQEDSDGRKNSRDELATAEQDRDSKRQRSNGAPREATLVMPGYCAVENLSAKPSGGETAAP, encoded by the exons ATGATGAATGCCTCCTACGTGTTCTCCGGCGAGGTTAAGGCCGAGGCCGTCGACAAGAGCTCCGGCACGGCGGACCTATTAAATGTCTCCGTCATGGCCTCCGACGAGGGGAAGGGCGTGACCGCCGGCAAGATCTTCAGCCTGCCGGAGTATCCGCGCGTGGCGCGCCTTCGTCACCGGCGCCTCATGAGCTACCTCTGGTGCCAAGGCTTCGACGACTCCTACAAAGA GCTCATGAACAAGACGCGCGCGTACATGGACCTGCAGCACCTGTGCGACCTCATCCAGGTCGGCCGGTGGGCCGACGCCGTCGGGTACGCAGACAAGTTCCTGCCGCCGTCCACCACCTGTCACAAGAGCTTTTACGCCTTTGTCTTCCGTCACTTCCTTAAGAGTCTCCACGGGTTCGCCAACGCCGCCGCCGGCAAAGGGGAGAAGTTGCTGCCCAAGGACTACCTCCAACTGAACCACGAAAGAGCCGTCAGCCACGCCGAACTGAGGCTCCGCTCCATCTGCATGTCCGTAATCGACCGTTTCAG GGCCAACATGAACTGGCGGAGAATGCAGATAAAGGCATCGTCTCTTGTCGGCTCGCTGGCTCATCGCGTTCCAGAGCTGCGAGGCTGCCTCTCGCTGCCGACCACCGGCTTCAACCCACCCCATGTACTTCCCATTGCTTCCGG TTTGAGGAGTCATAGGCGTTATGTGAAGCAGAAAAATACAGGATCAGAAAAACAAAAAGCTGTCATCAGGGCCTTGAAGAG GCAGTGTCGACGTCATATGAGTTCAAATATTG AGTCGGTTGACGAAGCAAAGGAATTGCTGGCGGATCTCCTTG ATGCAACTGTACGATCTGGCTTTCGAACGGTATCCTCTGTTCCAAGCCATCCACTTGAAAATGAAG GCGCTCAATTCCTCCAGCCCATCCCAGGTACCTTCACAGAAGCTAAAACTTCTGGGCCATCGACAAATGCAG GCACGAGTAAGCATGAGGGCGAAGCAGGTTGTCACACCATCACTGCTCGTCAGGAGGATTCAGATGGGAGAAAGAATTCAAGGGATGAACTTGCAACGGCTGAGCAAGACCGTGATTCGAAACGACAACGGTCAAATGGGGCACCTCGTGAAGCAACTCTG GTCATGCCAGGGTATTGTGCTGTGGAGAATTTGAGCGCCAAGCCGAGTGGCGGAGAGACGGCCGCTCCATGA
- the LOC125534074 gene encoding protein SET DOMAIN GROUP 40 has translation MEALLRWAAELGVSDSLSAPASSSCLGRSLVVADFPDAGGRGFAAARDLRRGELVLRVPRAALLTSDRVMADDPRIASCVDAHRPRLSSIQRLIVCLLAEVGKGKSSGWYLYLSQLPTYYTILATFNDFEIEALQVDDAIWVAQKAVSAIRSEWEEAAPLMRELDFKPKLLMFKTWLWAFATVSSRTLHVAWDDAGCLCPIGDLFNYAAPDDDTSSEEQDTEEAMKCQERNVMLEEIKLDSSSERMTDGGYEDSNAYCLYARKRYRKGEQVLLGYGTYTNLELLEHYGFLLDENPNEKSYIQLDSELCTMGTWPKDSLYIHPNGHPSFALLCALRLGATPTNRQKSFSHQIYSGSMLSVENELEVMKRLGSKCVETLQQLPTTAELDGRLVHFLRNLQNSTNWRVDVEQSSFGQEFAAFLRFHSVDLDCTHNQLPVRLLRSLERWELAVRWRCSYKIALTKCVLYCKRLINELSLQ, from the exons ATGGAGGCGCTCCTCCGGTGGGCGGCAGAGCTGGGCGTATCCGACTCCCTGTCCgcgcccgcctcctcctcctgcctCGGCCGCTCCCTCGTCGTCGCTGATTTCCCTGACGCGGGCGG GAGGGGCTTCGCGGCGGCTCGGGACCTCCGGCGCGGCGAGCTGGTGCTGCGCGTGCCCCGCGCTGCCCTGCTCACCAGCGACCGCGTCATGGCCGATGACCCCAGGATTGCTTCCTGCGTAGATGCCCATCGCCCTCGCCTCTCCAGCATCCAG AGATTGATCGTATGCTTATTGGCTGAAGTGGGAAAGGGGAAGAGTTCTGGCTGGTACCTCTATTTGTCTCAGCTGCCTACCTACTACACAATCTTGGCTACCTTCAACGATTTTGAAATTGAAGCTCTCCAA GTTGATGATGCTATTTGGGTTGCGCAAAAGGCTGTTTCTGCCATTAGATCTGAGTGGGAAGAAGCAGCACCGCTAATGAGAGAATTGGATTTCAAACCTAAACTTTTGATGTTTAAAACGTGGCTCTGGGCCTTTGCAACG GTATCTTCACGGACATTGCATGTAGCATGGGATGATGCTGGTTGCCTATGCCCAATAGGTGATTTATTTAATTATGCTGCTCCTGATGATGATACTTCGTCTGAAGAGCAAGATACGGAAGAAGCCATGAAATGCCAGGAGAGAAATGTTATGTTGGAAGAGATAAAGTTGGATAGTTCATCGGAAAGGATGACAGATGGGGGATATGAAGATTCTAATGCCTACTGTTTGTATGCCCGAAAAAGATATAGGAAAGGGGAGCAG GTACTTCTGGGGTACGGGACATACACAAACTTGGAACTTCTTGAACACTATGGTTTTCTTTTGGACGAGAACCCCAATGAGAAAAGTTACATTCAGTTAGATTCGGAGTTATGTACTATGGGCACATGGCCGAAAGACTCCCTATATATTCACCCAAACGGGCATCCTTCATTTGCATTATTATGTGCATTAAGGCTAGGGGCAACTCCTACAAACCGTCAAAAGTCCTTTAGTCACCAGATCTACTCTGGATCAATGCTTTCTGTCGAAAATGAGCTGGAGGTTATGAAACGGTTGGGTAGCAAATGTGTGGAAACTTTGCAGCAATTGCCTACGACTGCTGAGTTGGATGGGAGGCTGGTCCATTTTTTACGCAACCTACAGAACAGCACTAATTGGAGAGTAGATGTGGAGCAGTCAAGTTTTGGACAAGAATTTGCCGCGTTTCTCCGGTTCCATAGCGTGGACCTGGATTGTACCCACAATCAGCTCCCAGTTCGACTCCTGCGATCTCTGGAGAGATGGGAATTGGCTGTCCGCTGGAGATGTAGCTACAAGATAGCTCTTACCAAGTGTGTTTTGTACTGTAAACGTTTGATTAATGAGCTTTCCTTGCAATGA